A genomic segment from Pistricoccus aurantiacus encodes:
- a CDS encoding sodium/glutamate symporter, with protein MSVTQLFVSLMLLALILLLSNILVVKFAWLRNFFIPGSIVGGVILLLLGPYVLGVFVKSPFADGGGLFPSYVLDAWADLPGLLINVVFAALFIGKPIPGIRDIWYRAGPQVVVGQTMAWGQYVLGLSLAILVLVPMLDMNPIVGALIEIGFEGGHGTAAGMAGTFSDLGFEAGADLALGMATIGIVSGVLVGTLMVNIAARRGVINPGDTTNSAQRAKQEGPSDAEQEDFHTELAQEKGTTDPLSLHLGLVGVAILLGWLLLSGFQWLESVTWARDGGLEIMAHVPLFPLAMIGGVMVQLLLARCGWERHVSQRLMSRISGTALDFTIVSALATLALTTLGDYLLPFLMLAALGILWPVLVLVFLAPRVMPDHWFERGISDLGQSMGVTVTGLLLLRMADPKNDSGAMETFGYKQLLFEPVVGGGLFTAAAPPLIAQFGPGPVLILTAGVTVVWIAFGLLYFGRRVPGRGQGRWSPKQA; from the coding sequence ATGTCGGTCACGCAACTGTTTGTCTCGCTGATGCTGCTTGCACTGATATTGCTGTTGAGCAATATCCTGGTGGTCAAGTTCGCCTGGCTGCGCAACTTCTTCATCCCAGGTTCCATCGTGGGTGGCGTCATCCTGCTGCTCCTGGGACCTTACGTGCTGGGCGTTTTCGTGAAGAGCCCTTTCGCCGACGGTGGCGGTCTATTCCCGAGCTACGTGCTGGATGCCTGGGCGGATCTGCCTGGCCTGCTGATCAATGTGGTGTTCGCGGCACTGTTCATCGGCAAGCCGATTCCCGGCATTCGCGATATCTGGTATCGGGCGGGGCCACAGGTGGTGGTGGGCCAGACCATGGCCTGGGGACAATACGTGCTGGGGCTGAGCCTGGCCATTCTGGTACTGGTGCCCATGTTAGACATGAATCCCATCGTCGGAGCGCTGATCGAAATCGGTTTCGAGGGCGGCCACGGTACCGCCGCGGGCATGGCGGGCACCTTCAGCGATCTCGGCTTCGAGGCCGGGGCGGACCTGGCCCTGGGCATGGCGACGATCGGTATCGTTTCCGGGGTGCTGGTGGGAACGTTGATGGTGAATATCGCCGCGCGGCGCGGTGTGATCAACCCGGGAGATACGACGAACTCCGCTCAGCGCGCCAAACAGGAAGGTCCGAGCGATGCTGAGCAAGAGGACTTTCACACCGAACTCGCTCAGGAGAAGGGCACCACGGATCCCCTGAGCCTGCACCTGGGGCTGGTGGGCGTCGCTATCCTGCTGGGGTGGCTGTTGTTGAGCGGTTTTCAGTGGCTGGAAAGCGTGACCTGGGCACGCGACGGGGGCCTCGAGATCATGGCCCATGTACCGCTGTTTCCCCTCGCCATGATCGGCGGGGTGATGGTGCAGCTCTTGCTGGCTCGTTGCGGCTGGGAGCGGCACGTCTCACAGCGCCTGATGTCACGTATTTCCGGTACCGCGCTGGATTTCACCATTGTTTCCGCCCTGGCGACCCTCGCCCTGACTACCTTGGGCGATTATCTTCTGCCTTTCTTGATGCTGGCGGCCCTGGGCATTCTCTGGCCGGTACTGGTACTGGTGTTCCTCGCGCCCCGGGTAATGCCGGATCATTGGTTCGAGCGCGGTATCAGCGATCTCGGCCAGTCCATGGGGGTAACGGTCACCGGCTTGCTGCTGCTGCGCATGGCGGACCCCAAGAACGATTCCGGCGCCATGGAAACCTTCGGCTACAAGCAGCTGCTGTTCGAGCCGGTGGTGGGGGGTGGCCTGTTCACCGCCGCGGCGCCTCCCTTGATCGCCCAGTTCGGCCCGGGGCCGGTACTGATCCTGACCGCCGGGGTGACCGTTGTCTGGATCGCTTTTGGTCTCTTGTATTTCGGACGCCGGGTGCCCGGACGCGGTCAAGGGCGCTGGTCGCCTAAACAAGCGTAG
- a CDS encoding PepSY domain-containing protein has product MKKTTLSTAALLASFGLATTAFAADQGLTQDELSSLLDSAQQYGFTHFEEISVDDGNELELEGWREDGWKLEVDMNIASGDTIKEEQRQDQIPDWGLSFDEVNKALDSAMGEGLQRFESLEVESSGSIEIEGYNDQNQEIEIYLNSSDFSVTGVTND; this is encoded by the coding sequence ATGAAAAAGACGACATTGTCTACCGCTGCTCTGCTCGCCTCCTTCGGCCTGGCCACTACTGCATTTGCGGCGGACCAGGGCCTTACCCAGGACGAGCTTTCTTCCTTGCTGGATAGCGCCCAGCAATACGGCTTCACTCATTTCGAGGAAATTTCCGTGGACGACGGCAACGAACTCGAACTGGAAGGCTGGCGAGAGGACGGCTGGAAACTCGAGGTCGACATGAATATCGCCAGCGGTGACACCATCAAGGAAGAGCAGCGCCAGGACCAGATACCCGACTGGGGTTTGAGCTTCGACGAAGTGAACAAGGCCCTGGATAGCGCCATGGGCGAAGGACTGCAACGATTCGAGTCACTCGAGGTCGAAAGCAGCGGCAGTATCGAGATCGAGGGCTACAACGACCAGAACCAGGAAATCGAGATTTATCTGAACAGCAGCGATTTCTCGGTCACCGGAGTGACGAATGACTGA
- a CDS encoding YqaA family protein, translating to MSSNFRSLASASAWLDRLAGSNHAYWLLFAASMMETLLIPIPIEVILIPWMLIHPERRWKIATVALAGNLTAALIGYGLGSFTMEQWGDTLIPLFGGQQAFDSFRTTMENNGFLAILAVGITPIPFQTAMLVAGASGYPLILFILAAMIARGIRYFGLALLVAIAGDKAMEIWKHHSRKVGIGLLVIAIIWIGWQFYK from the coding sequence ATGTCGTCCAATTTCAGATCCCTGGCTTCCGCCAGCGCCTGGCTCGACCGCCTGGCCGGTTCGAACCATGCTTACTGGCTGCTGTTCGCCGCCTCGATGATGGAGACCCTGCTGATTCCGATTCCCATCGAGGTGATTCTGATTCCCTGGATGCTGATCCACCCGGAGCGACGCTGGAAGATCGCCACGGTGGCCCTGGCGGGCAACTTGACCGCCGCCTTGATCGGCTACGGATTGGGGAGTTTCACCATGGAGCAGTGGGGAGACACGCTGATACCGCTGTTCGGCGGCCAGCAGGCCTTCGACAGCTTTCGGACCACCATGGAAAACAACGGTTTTCTTGCCATTCTGGCGGTGGGCATCACGCCGATTCCCTTCCAGACCGCCATGCTGGTGGCCGGCGCCAGCGGTTATCCATTGATACTATTCATTCTCGCCGCAATGATCGCCCGAGGCATACGCTACTTCGGGCTGGCCTTGCTGGTAGCCATCGCCGGCGACAAGGCGATGGAAATATGGAAACACCATTCCCGCAAGGTCGGCATCGGGTTGCTCGTCATCGCCATTATCTGGATCGGCTGGCAGTTCTATAAATAA
- a CDS encoding PhzF family phenazine biosynthesis protein gives MPPSADYHLLDVFTDRAFAGNPLAVFPAAQKLDSRRMQVIANELNLSETVFVGPASDTNRFPIRIFTPTMELPFAGHPVVGTAHLLAELGLAQRDRPLILEAAVGALEVTLEDDLARFTTARPAEIGASTLDRAKAAALLGLDEGQINGEPVIASCGLPYHLIELDSLDALARALPSAAQWVRHISPSRVEQIYLHVQLDEEEHLRTRMFSTEGGVREDPATGSAAAALTGYLGSHRTGAGTWDWRIDQGVEMGRPSRIHATFERDTHDNPAIHIAGQAVIVGQGRLRAGA, from the coding sequence ATGCCTCCAAGCGCCGACTACCACCTGCTGGACGTCTTCACCGACCGTGCCTTCGCCGGCAACCCGCTGGCGGTGTTCCCGGCGGCGCAGAAACTGGATAGCAGGCGGATGCAGGTCATCGCCAACGAGTTGAACCTGTCCGAGACGGTATTCGTGGGACCCGCCAGCGACACCAATCGCTTTCCGATCCGTATTTTCACGCCGACCATGGAACTGCCCTTTGCCGGTCATCCGGTAGTGGGCACCGCCCATCTGCTGGCGGAACTCGGTTTGGCGCAGCGCGACCGGCCGTTGATCCTGGAAGCCGCAGTCGGCGCTCTCGAAGTCACACTCGAAGACGACCTGGCGCGCTTTACCACGGCGCGGCCGGCGGAGATAGGCGCCAGCACTCTTGATCGGGCCAAGGCCGCCGCACTGCTCGGCCTCGACGAAGGCCAGATCAACGGGGAGCCGGTGATCGCTTCCTGTGGCCTGCCCTACCACCTGATCGAGCTTGACTCGCTGGATGCCCTGGCCCGGGCACTACCTTCCGCGGCGCAGTGGGTGCGGCATATTTCGCCGAGCCGAGTCGAGCAGATCTATCTCCATGTGCAACTGGATGAAGAAGAACACCTGCGCACGCGCATGTTCTCCACGGAAGGGGGCGTGCGCGAGGATCCAGCCACCGGCAGCGCGGCGGCGGCACTGACCGGCTATCTGGGGTCGCATCGCACCGGCGCGGGCACCTGGGATTGGCGGATCGATCAGGGGGTGGAGATGGGCCGGCCCAGCCGGATTCACGCGACGTTCGAGCGCGACACTCATGACAACCCGGCGATTCACATCGCCGGCCAGGCGGTGATCGTCGGCCAGGGGCGCCTCAGAGCAGGCGCGTGA
- a CDS encoding ion transporter, translating into MKDHVTPFQIVVLMLSFYVLGALVADVFFELSPEMSELLGYLDVVVCFFFFLDFCIRFRAAPNKLRFMRWGWIDLLASIPAGLFMAGRLVRVVQIIRLLRALKSMQMIWRLMFRNRAEGVFASVGTMTLLLVAFGSMIMLLVESPHPDSPIDSAEEALWWAVVTITTVGYGDYYPITTLGRVVAVLLMIGGVGLFGSFAAYISSLFVDDQGEEDERQHEASRRMMRHMFKEIHELHAEVRALRAELRAGNGANSESAFNRPNADVSIPSDGGTGEEPSRS; encoded by the coding sequence ATGAAAGATCACGTTACCCCGTTTCAGATCGTCGTCCTGATGCTGTCCTTCTACGTCCTGGGCGCACTGGTGGCGGATGTCTTCTTCGAGCTTTCGCCGGAGATGTCCGAACTGCTAGGCTACCTGGACGTGGTGGTATGCTTCTTCTTCTTTCTCGATTTCTGCATTCGCTTTCGCGCCGCGCCGAACAAGTTGCGCTTCATGCGTTGGGGCTGGATCGACCTGCTGGCGAGCATACCCGCCGGGCTGTTCATGGCCGGACGTCTGGTGCGCGTCGTTCAGATCATTCGTCTGCTGCGGGCGCTCAAGTCCATGCAGATGATCTGGCGGCTGATGTTTCGCAACCGCGCGGAAGGGGTGTTCGCCTCCGTGGGCACCATGACCCTGCTGCTGGTGGCCTTTGGTTCCATGATCATGCTGCTGGTGGAAAGCCCCCATCCGGATAGCCCCATCGACAGCGCGGAAGAGGCTCTCTGGTGGGCGGTCGTTACCATTACCACCGTGGGCTACGGAGACTACTATCCGATCACTACCTTGGGGCGTGTCGTCGCCGTCTTGTTGATGATCGGTGGGGTGGGGCTGTTCGGCAGCTTCGCCGCCTACATCAGTTCACTGTTCGTCGACGACCAGGGCGAGGAAGACGAGCGCCAGCATGAGGCGAGTCGCAGAATGATGCGCCACATGTTCAAGGAAATACATGAATTGCACGCGGAGGTGCGGGCATTGAGAGCGGAGTTGCGCGCCGGAAACGGCGCGAACTCGGAATCTGCTTTCAACAGGCCGAATGCCGACGTTTCGATACCGTCGGACGGAGGAACCGGAGAGGAGCCGTCGCGGTCTTGA
- a CDS encoding PepSY domain-containing protein, whose amino-acid sequence MLIPVLTSLVMPLALARDDAWRDLHERVRAGELVGLSSVLDWLDAHYRGEVVEVELEYEDDEPIYEVEMLGAEGQLVEFEFDARSGELIAIEGVDVEAMKR is encoded by the coding sequence ATGCTGATACCGGTGCTGACGAGCCTGGTGATGCCGTTGGCGCTGGCCCGAGACGACGCCTGGCGCGACCTGCACGAGCGGGTGCGCGCCGGTGAGCTGGTGGGGCTCTCCAGCGTGCTGGACTGGCTGGATGCACATTATCGGGGCGAAGTCGTGGAGGTGGAGCTGGAGTACGAAGACGACGAGCCCATCTACGAAGTGGAAATGCTCGGCGCCGAGGGACAGCTGGTGGAATTCGAGTTCGATGCGCGCAGCGGTGAGCTGATCGCCATCGAAGGCGTCGATGTCGAGGCCATGAAGCGATGA
- the aroQ gene encoding type II 3-dehydroquinate dehydratase, with protein sequence MMQNKVLVLHGPNLNLLGTRQPEIYGEEALADIDNALYEKAALAGMELRCRQSNHEGELVDAIQAARLDGTNAIIINPAAYTHTSVAILDALNAFDGQVIEVHLSNVHKREAFRHHSYVSLRADGVIAGLGSRGYLLALEALANPGNRTD encoded by the coding sequence ATCATGCAAAACAAGGTGCTGGTGCTGCATGGCCCCAATCTCAATCTGCTGGGTACACGTCAGCCGGAGATTTACGGCGAGGAGGCTCTGGCGGATATCGATAACGCCCTGTACGAGAAGGCGGCGCTGGCGGGGATGGAGCTTCGTTGCCGCCAGAGCAATCATGAAGGCGAGCTGGTGGACGCCATCCAGGCGGCGCGGCTCGACGGCACCAATGCGATCATCATCAATCCGGCGGCCTACACCCACACCTCCGTGGCGATTCTCGATGCCCTGAACGCCTTCGACGGCCAGGTGATCGAGGTGCATCTTTCGAACGTGCACAAGCGCGAAGCGTTTCGTCATCATTCCTACGTATCCTTGCGGGCGGACGGGGTGATCGCCGGGCTGGGCAGTCGCGGCTATCTGCTGGCCCTGGAGGCGCTGGCCAACCCAGGTAACCGGACGGATTGA
- a CDS encoding branched-chain amino acid transaminase: protein MSMDDRDGLIWFDGEMVPWRDARVHVLTHTLHYGMGCFEGVRAYATDQGTAIFRLREHTNRLFDSAKILGMDMPFSKAQINDACRSAVRENNLKEAYLRPMVFFGSEGMGLRADNLKTHVIVAAWEWPSYMAPETRELGIKVQTSSFTRHHVNIAVTKAKANGQYINSMMALAEAQRGGYDEALLLDPQGYAAEGSGENLFVVKDNVIYTPVLTSCLNGITRNTVFHMARHLGYELREKLITRDEIYIADEAFFTGTAAEVLPIRELDGRSIGEGRRGPITEKVQSLYFDVVRGKQVLDADWLTPIL, encoded by the coding sequence ATGTCGATGGATGACCGCGACGGTCTTATCTGGTTCGATGGCGAAATGGTTCCCTGGCGCGACGCCAGGGTCCACGTGCTGACCCACACCCTGCACTACGGCATGGGCTGTTTCGAGGGAGTGCGCGCCTACGCCACCGACCAGGGCACGGCGATCTTTCGCCTCAGGGAACATACCAACCGTCTGTTCGATTCCGCCAAGATTCTGGGCATGGACATGCCCTTCAGCAAGGCGCAGATCAACGATGCCTGTCGTAGCGCGGTGCGGGAAAATAACCTCAAGGAAGCGTATCTGCGCCCGATGGTGTTCTTCGGCAGCGAAGGCATGGGGCTACGGGCAGATAACTTGAAAACCCACGTGATCGTTGCCGCCTGGGAATGGCCTTCCTACATGGCGCCGGAAACTCGGGAACTGGGCATCAAGGTGCAGACATCTTCCTTTACTCGCCATCACGTCAATATCGCCGTCACCAAGGCCAAGGCCAACGGCCAGTACATCAACTCGATGATGGCGCTGGCGGAAGCCCAGCGCGGCGGCTACGACGAGGCGCTGCTGCTCGATCCCCAAGGCTACGCGGCGGAAGGCTCCGGCGAGAACCTGTTCGTGGTCAAGGACAACGTCATCTACACGCCGGTGTTGACCTCCTGTCTGAACGGCATCACCCGCAACACGGTGTTTCACATGGCCAGGCATCTCGGCTATGAGCTGCGGGAGAAGCTGATCACTCGAGACGAGATCTACATCGCCGACGAGGCCTTCTTCACCGGCACCGCCGCGGAAGTGCTGCCGATTCGCGAGCTCGATGGCCGTTCCATCGGCGAAGGACGTCGCGGCCCGATTACCGAGAAGGTCCAGTCGCTTTATTTCGACGTGGTGCGCGGCAAGCAGGTGTTGGATGCTGACTGGTTGACGCCTATCCTCTAG
- a CDS encoding sensor histidine kinase, which produces MRRLRDWIAGWSLSRRLLAAALILVMLTLPLVGAGLVYNFRHAVTASFDQHLESLLKVLLADLEIDPASQEPALGLSLGDARFDRVFSGWYWQITDTRGTVLVSRSLWDQRLPVSMAKGLTTRNITGPRGQALRVTERDVRLPNYPHRLHVSVAASRRELDAEVARFEWLLGISLASLALLLLTGLAIQIRWGLAPLRRLQADLEAIENGRTEQLDTRLPGELRRLANAMNEVIERDRRLIERGRAAAGNLAHALKTPVSVLRMLAERLPEASRQRFYQEIQRIDEAVRHHLARASASSGVALGGSAALKDTLAPVIEGLSRLAKRRGLDFECRIEKALGTRMDPQDMQELVGNLLDNALGWAEARVRFAAEHEESGVGLYIDDDGPGMTATQRKAALGRGARLDERRSGSGLGLAIVDDLVTLYRGRLRLDDSPLGGLRVHVWLPDTLSAASD; this is translated from the coding sequence ATGCGACGCCTGCGCGACTGGATCGCCGGCTGGTCCTTGAGCCGGCGTCTGCTGGCGGCGGCGCTGATCCTGGTCATGCTGACATTGCCCTTGGTCGGCGCGGGGCTTGTCTACAACTTTCGTCACGCGGTGACCGCTTCCTTCGATCAGCACCTGGAGTCGCTGCTCAAGGTCTTGCTGGCGGATCTGGAAATCGATCCGGCCAGCCAGGAACCCGCGCTGGGGCTATCCTTGGGGGACGCCCGCTTCGATCGAGTCTTTTCCGGCTGGTACTGGCAGATAACGGATACCCGGGGCACCGTCCTGGTGTCTCGCTCCCTGTGGGATCAGCGTCTGCCGGTCTCCATGGCGAAAGGCTTGACCACTCGCAATATCACCGGGCCGCGGGGCCAGGCCCTGCGCGTGACCGAACGCGACGTGCGCCTGCCCAACTATCCTCATCGTCTTCACGTCAGCGTGGCCGCTTCCCGTCGCGAACTCGACGCGGAAGTGGCGCGCTTCGAATGGCTGCTGGGTATTTCCCTGGCGAGCCTGGCGCTGCTGCTGCTGACGGGTCTGGCGATACAGATTCGCTGGGGGCTTGCGCCTCTGCGCCGCCTGCAGGCGGATCTCGAGGCTATCGAGAACGGTAGAACGGAACAGCTGGATACCCGGCTTCCCGGGGAACTCAGGCGTCTGGCGAATGCCATGAACGAGGTGATCGAGCGGGATCGTCGCTTGATCGAACGCGGGCGCGCCGCGGCAGGCAATCTCGCTCACGCCTTGAAGACCCCGGTCAGCGTGCTGAGGATGCTGGCGGAGCGCCTGCCGGAAGCCTCGCGTCAGCGGTTCTACCAGGAAATCCAGCGTATCGACGAGGCGGTGCGCCATCATCTGGCACGAGCCTCCGCTTCCAGCGGCGTGGCCCTGGGTGGCAGCGCGGCCTTGAAGGATACGCTGGCGCCGGTGATCGAGGGCCTGTCGCGGCTGGCCAAACGGCGCGGCCTGGATTTCGAGTGTCGCATCGAGAAGGCGCTTGGCACCCGCATGGATCCGCAGGATATGCAGGAACTGGTGGGCAACCTGCTGGACAACGCCCTGGGCTGGGCGGAAGCACGAGTGCGTTTTGCCGCCGAGCATGAAGAAAGCGGGGTCGGACTCTACATCGACGATGACGGGCCGGGAATGACCGCGACGCAGCGTAAAGCCGCTCTGGGTCGGGGCGCTCGCCTGGACGAACGCCGCTCCGGTTCCGGTCTGGGTCTGGCCATCGTCGATGACCTGGTCACTCTGTATCGCGGTCGCCTGAGGCTTGATGATTCGCCCTTGGGTGGGCTTCGCGTACATGTCTGGCTGCCGGATACGCTTTCTGCTGCCAGCGACTAG
- a CDS encoding LLM class flavin-dependent oxidoreductase — protein MTRLKDIPLSVLDLAPIRRDDSVANTFRNSVALAQEAERLNFTRYWLAEHHNIEGIASAATAVLIGHVAGHTSRIRVGSGGVMLPNHPPLVIAEQFGTLETLYPGRIDLGLGRAPGSDSATMAAMRRHPSAGVSDFPDQLEELQRYLGDEQPGQRVKAVPGQGTHVPLWLLGSSGYSAQLAARLGLPFAFAAQFAPGYLFEALRLYREQFRPSAVLDAPYAMVGLPVIAAESDERAGFLATTAQQKFLNMIRGKRTQSLPPVERLDWTPQEQAEVERLFGAAVVGGPARVREELEGFLDATRANELMIVTDTYDFEDRLDSYRILAEQWQG, from the coding sequence ATGACAAGGCTCAAGGATATCCCGCTATCGGTTCTCGACCTGGCGCCGATTCGCCGGGACGATAGCGTCGCCAATACCTTTCGCAACAGTGTGGCGCTTGCCCAGGAAGCCGAGCGCCTGAACTTTACCCGCTACTGGCTGGCGGAACATCACAACATCGAGGGCATCGCCAGCGCCGCCACTGCGGTGCTGATCGGTCATGTCGCCGGCCATACCTCTCGCATTCGCGTCGGCAGCGGCGGCGTCATGCTGCCCAATCATCCGCCGCTGGTCATCGCCGAGCAGTTCGGCACCCTGGAAACTCTCTATCCCGGACGTATCGACCTGGGCCTGGGGCGCGCTCCGGGATCGGACAGCGCCACCATGGCGGCGATGCGGCGCCATCCCAGCGCCGGGGTCAGCGATTTTCCGGATCAGTTGGAAGAGCTCCAGCGCTATCTGGGCGACGAACAACCCGGACAGCGGGTCAAGGCGGTACCCGGCCAGGGAACTCATGTACCTTTGTGGCTGCTGGGATCGAGCGGCTACAGCGCCCAGCTGGCGGCGCGGCTGGGTTTGCCCTTCGCCTTCGCCGCCCAGTTCGCCCCGGGCTATCTGTTCGAGGCGTTGCGCCTGTATCGGGAACAGTTCCGGCCTTCTGCGGTGCTCGATGCGCCCTACGCCATGGTCGGCCTACCGGTGATCGCCGCGGAAAGCGACGAGCGAGCAGGATTTCTCGCCACCACCGCCCAGCAGAAATTCCTCAACATGATTCGAGGCAAGCGCACTCAATCATTGCCGCCGGTGGAGCGGCTCGACTGGACGCCCCAGGAGCAAGCCGAGGTGGAGCGTCTGTTCGGCGCGGCGGTGGTCGGCGGCCCGGCTCGCGTGCGCGAAGAGCTCGAGGGTTTTCTCGACGCCACCCGGGCGAACGAGTTGATGATCGTGACGGATACCTACGACTTCGAGGATCGCCTCGACAGCTATCGCATCCTGGCGGAGCAGTGGCAAGGCTGA
- a CDS encoding winged helix-turn-helix domain-containing protein: protein MKILLVEDDQALAEVLGESLREAGLLVEFAATGGEADFLISTERYDAVILDLGLPDGDGTRWLAQWRERSIELPVLVLTARERWSDKAAGFSAGADDYVTKPFETAEVLFRLHALVRRSHGHSHPILTSGDLRFDTHTGSVSLAGRPVPLTAQESRLLKYLMHATPRTVSRSELAEHVYDRDHEPDSNVIDVQISRLRRKLGKTRIETLRGQGYRVVALPSQG, encoded by the coding sequence ATGAAGATCCTGCTGGTGGAAGACGACCAGGCCCTGGCGGAAGTCCTCGGCGAAAGCCTGCGGGAAGCCGGCCTGCTGGTAGAATTCGCCGCTACCGGCGGCGAAGCGGATTTCCTGATTAGCACCGAGCGCTACGACGCGGTGATTCTCGATCTGGGTCTGCCGGACGGCGACGGCACCCGCTGGCTGGCCCAATGGCGGGAGCGGAGCATCGAACTGCCGGTGCTGGTGCTGACCGCCCGGGAGCGCTGGTCCGACAAGGCGGCGGGATTTTCCGCCGGCGCGGACGACTACGTGACCAAGCCCTTCGAAACCGCCGAGGTGCTGTTTCGTCTGCACGCCCTGGTACGCCGAAGCCATGGTCACTCACATCCGATACTGACCAGCGGCGACCTTCGTTTCGATACCCATACCGGCAGCGTCAGCCTGGCCGGACGCCCCGTCCCCCTTACCGCTCAGGAGTCCCGACTGCTGAAATACCTGATGCACGCCACCCCGCGGACGGTCAGCCGCAGCGAACTGGCGGAGCACGTCTACGACCGGGATCACGAGCCGGACTCCAACGTGATCGACGTGCAGATCAGTCGCCTGAGACGCAAGCTCGGCAAGACGCGTATCGAGACCCTGCGCGGCCAGGGCTATCGCGTCGTGGCGCTCCCAAGCCAAGGCTGA